In Ignavibacteria bacterium, one DNA window encodes the following:
- a CDS encoding PASTA domain-containing protein, translating to MILAVAFDKLLMPWYVGEPEARVNNVVGMTYEQAEEVLTNAKFQPVNGGIRYDQKYPAGTVILQKPEPNTTVKQGRRVYLIVSGGEQMLEMPNLRLKSLRDANIALSRLGIILGTVTEDTSNYVPRGAIMEQSIPNGSKVGRGTVVNITLSSGKPLGDIDVPDVVGKSLSEARRIIESSGLKVGKISYQVSIDLLPNTVVLQFPRSGEKIKEQSVVDIFVVREKVSEQTIRDF from the coding sequence ATGATACTTGCAGTGGCATTTGATAAATTGCTGATGCCTTGGTATGTTGGCGAACCTGAAGCACGTGTGAATAATGTAGTTGGAATGACTTATGAACAGGCAGAAGAAGTTTTAACAAATGCTAAATTCCAGCCAGTTAATGGAGGAATTCGATACGACCAGAAATACCCAGCAGGAACTGTAATACTCCAAAAACCTGAACCAAATACTACCGTAAAGCAGGGCAGAAGAGTTTATCTAATTGTCAGCGGCGGCGAGCAAATGCTTGAGATGCCGAACCTCAGATTGAAATCTTTAAGAGATGCGAATATTGCACTTTCAAGACTTGGAATAATTCTCGGTACTGTGACTGAAGATACCTCCAATTACGTTCCGAGGGGAGCGATCATGGAACAGTCAATTCCCAATGGCTCGAAAGTTGGGAGAGGAACAGTTGTTAATATTACTTTAAGCAGCGGGAAACCTTTGGGTGATATCGATGTGCCTGATGTTGTTGGAAAAAGTCTTTCCGAAGCTCGAAGAATCATCGAGTCATCAGGATTAAAAGTTGGTAAGATAAGTTACCAAGTAAGTATCGATCTATTACCAAATACAGTTGTTCTACAATTCCCTCGTTCAGGTGAAAAAATCAAGGAACAAAGTGTTGTGGATATATTTGTTGTTAGGGAAAAAGTTAGTGAACAGACCATTCGAGATTTTTAA
- a CDS encoding ribulose-phosphate 3-epimerase, translating into MYFLAPSILSADFTDLKNQIRLVEMGKADWIHCDVMDGRFVPNITFGPLIVEAVNRLTHLPLDVHLMIVKPDHYLEKFAEAGADYLSVHQEVCLYLDQTLKKIKELNVKAGVTLNPATPVNTLEHILGEIDLLLLMSVNPGFGGQKFIDHVLRKIEEVRKIKEKNNYNFLIEVDGGIGIDNIKNCLNAGAEVIVAGAAIFRGENPTARTLELKNVLNDYKMRKNNIK; encoded by the coding sequence ATGTATTTTCTTGCTCCATCTATCCTCTCCGCTGATTTTACTGATTTAAAAAATCAAATTCGTTTAGTCGAAATGGGCAAAGCAGATTGGATCCATTGTGATGTAATGGACGGAAGATTTGTACCGAATATCACATTCGGTCCTCTGATTGTCGAAGCAGTAAATAGGTTAACCCATTTACCTCTTGATGTCCATTTGATGATCGTAAAACCTGATCATTATCTTGAGAAGTTTGCTGAAGCTGGTGCAGATTATCTCTCAGTTCACCAAGAAGTATGTTTATATCTCGATCAAACTCTGAAAAAAATCAAAGAACTAAATGTTAAAGCTGGTGTGACTCTCAATCCGGCAACTCCTGTTAATACTTTGGAACATATATTGGGTGAGATCGATCTTTTACTCTTAATGTCTGTTAATCCTGGATTCGGAGGACAAAAATTTATTGATCACGTACTTAGAAAGATTGAGGAAGTTAGAAAAATAAAAGAAAAAAATAATTATAACTTTTTAATAGAAGTTGATGGCGGTATCGGAATTGATAACATTAAAAACTGTTTAAACGCCGGTGCAGAAGTTATAGTTGCTGGTGCTGCAATATTTAGAGGTGAAAATCCAACAGCTCGAACGTTAGAATTAAAAAATGTATTGAATGATTATAAAATGAGAAAGAATAATATAAAATGA
- a CDS encoding TIGR00159 family protein encodes MVDLFKIDFVTITLLDVIDIVLVAYLFYLIFNNMRGTIASQIFAGLVLLLLLSFLAQAFNMKAMGFLLKLITDIWVIAFVILFQPELRRLLIGLSRNRFLRCFIRTEIQEVADEIVNSVEELSQKQHGVLIVITRTTGLRGVIETGIQIGAKVSKSLLMSIFYPRSALHDGAVVIRNNLIEAARCTLPLTAQNIIDGFQLGMRHKAAIGITEQADVIAIIVSEETGIISIAENGKLSRGLSREMLKTKLNDAFSPQAVKLMKTAFKKMEDV; translated from the coding sequence ATGGTTGATCTTTTTAAAATAGATTTCGTTACAATAACATTGCTCGATGTAATCGATATTGTTCTCGTAGCATATTTGTTTTATCTGATTTTCAATAACATGCGCGGAACAATTGCCTCGCAGATTTTTGCAGGCTTAGTCCTTCTGCTTTTATTATCATTCCTCGCCCAAGCTTTCAACATGAAAGCGATGGGTTTTTTGTTAAAATTGATAACAGATATTTGGGTGATTGCATTTGTGATATTATTTCAACCCGAACTAAGGAGATTACTAATCGGTTTGAGCAGGAATAGATTCTTAAGATGTTTTATTAGGACTGAGATTCAAGAAGTTGCGGATGAGATTGTCAATTCAGTAGAAGAGTTATCGCAAAAACAACATGGAGTTTTGATCGTTATTACAAGAACTACTGGATTGCGAGGTGTTATTGAAACTGGAATTCAGATTGGAGCAAAAGTTTCTAAGTCACTTTTAATGTCAATTTTTTATCCGAGGTCAGCATTGCACGATGGAGCTGTTGTTATCAGAAATAATTTGATTGAAGCTGCTAGATGCACTCTTCCACTAACCGCACAAAATATTATTGATGGATTTCAGCTTGGAATGAGGCACAAAGCAGCTATAGGGATTACCGAACAGGCGGATGTTATCGCAATCATTGTATCTGAAGAGACAGGAATCATTTCCATTGCTGAAAACGGAAAATTGTCTAGGGGCTTATCGCGAGAGATGTTGAAGACAAAATTGAATGACGCATTTTCACCGCAGGCTGTAAAATTAATGAAAACAGCTTTCAAGAAAATGGAAGATGTATAG
- a CDS encoding metal-dependent hydrolase, with product MKLTYFAHSAFLVEFENFKILLDPFITGNPLATVEAKNLNADYIILTHGHGDHFGDTIDIARRCKSTVIAVNELANYANSKGVTAHNMHIGGVYNFPFGKVKFTIAHHGSSSPEGDYMGEPAGILLTLNGKTIYHAGDTGLFMDMKLIGETNKIDIALLPIGGNFTMDVEDAIKATEFLNAKLTIPIHYNTFPVIQADPDSFVKKLKAIGLEAKRLNFGETIEI from the coding sequence ATTAAGTTGACATACTTTGCGCATTCAGCATTTTTAGTTGAATTCGAAAATTTCAAGATCCTGCTGGATCCTTTCATTACCGGAAATCCACTCGCCACGGTTGAAGCTAAAAATCTTAATGCTGATTATATTATTCTCACTCACGGTCATGGTGATCATTTTGGTGATACAATTGATATCGCACGCAGATGTAAATCGACTGTCATAGCCGTAAATGAGTTAGCCAATTATGCCAATTCAAAAGGTGTCACTGCTCACAATATGCATATTGGCGGAGTGTATAATTTTCCATTTGGAAAAGTAAAATTTACAATTGCTCATCACGGTTCTTCTTCTCCAGAAGGGGACTATATGGGTGAACCAGCAGGCATTCTTCTAACCCTGAATGGAAAAACTATCTATCATGCTGGTGATACGGGGCTTTTTATGGACATGAAATTAATCGGTGAAACAAATAAGATTGACATAGCATTGCTCCCAATAGGCGGGAACTTTACAATGGATGTTGAAGATGCCATAAAAGCAACGGAATTTTTGAATGCAAAATTAACAATCCCAATACACTATAATACGTTTCCGGTAATACAAGCTGATCCCGATTCATTTGTTAAAAAACTTAAAGCTATCGGTTTAGAAGCCAAGAGATTGAATTTTGGTGAAACGATTGAAATTTAG
- the nagA gene encoding N-acetylglucosamine-6-phosphate deacetylase, translating into MKLAFVGAKIITPFRCINPGTIIIDGKKIFELGKIEDVDVSADCVVYDASGMIITPGFVDLLCHGGGGKGFADDDDPNALSHVSKFHFEHGTTTLLAGLYSKPYSLLIKDMRRIAHYIENSDSTNLYGIHMEGPYINPKLKGAMNEEYIWKPELESWLNLRDSSRGYIKIMTIAPELPGCLPIMRHAAQDRIVLSIGHSEADYDEIETAIDNGASHVTHIFNAMRPMHHRQPGVVTASFLRDELKIELIADGIHVHPVVMKLIYKLKGTRGINLITDAISASGMPDGEYEFADQKVFVKNKKAYLEDGTLAGSTLTMEEAVKNMVELVGIPPTDAVRMASLNGAKVLGLQRSKGILAAGMDSDLVLMNSQYEVLVTLREGLVKFSKLTGLEVD; encoded by the coding sequence ATGAAATTAGCTTTTGTTGGTGCAAAAATTATCACACCGTTTAGATGTATAAATCCTGGAACGATAATAATTGATGGAAAAAAAATTTTCGAACTTGGTAAAATCGAAGACGTTGATGTCAGCGCTGATTGTGTTGTTTATGATGCATCAGGAATGATCATCACTCCCGGATTTGTGGATTTGCTATGTCATGGAGGAGGAGGAAAAGGATTCGCTGACGACGATGATCCAAATGCGCTTTCTCATGTTTCTAAATTTCACTTTGAACATGGTACAACAACTCTCCTTGCAGGTTTATACAGCAAACCATATTCATTGCTAATAAAAGATATGCGACGAATTGCTCATTATATCGAGAATAGCGATTCGACGAACCTGTATGGGATCCATATGGAAGGTCCCTATATTAATCCAAAATTGAAAGGGGCTATGAATGAAGAATATATTTGGAAGCCCGAGCTTGAAAGCTGGTTAAATCTGAGAGATTCATCTCGCGGTTATATAAAGATCATGACAATAGCTCCTGAGCTGCCAGGGTGCCTTCCTATTATGCGTCATGCTGCCCAAGATAGAATTGTTTTATCAATTGGACATTCGGAAGCAGACTATGATGAAATTGAAACGGCAATTGACAATGGTGCATCTCATGTTACTCATATTTTTAATGCCATGCGTCCCATGCATCACCGTCAACCTGGCGTTGTAACTGCTTCTTTCCTCCGCGATGAATTGAAGATTGAGTTAATTGCTGACGGAATTCACGTACATCCAGTTGTAATGAAATTGATCTATAAACTTAAAGGGACTCGTGGAATAAATTTAATCACCGATGCGATTAGCGCAAGCGGTATGCCCGACGGCGAATATGAATTTGCAGACCAAAAAGTTTTTGTAAAAAATAAAAAAGCTTATCTCGAAGATGGTACGCTCGCCGGCAGTACACTAACAATGGAGGAAGCAGTTAAAAATATGGTAGAATTAGTTGGGATTCCTCCAACTGATGCAGTAAGAATGGCTTCATTGAATGGAGCAAAAGTTCTTGGTTTACAAAGAAGCAAAGGAATTCTCGCAGCAGGCATGGATTCGGATTTGGTGCTTATGAATTCTCAATACGAAGTCCTAGTCACACTTAGAGAAGGTTTGGTTAAATTTTCAAAACTTACCGGGCTGGAAGTTGATTGA
- the folP gene encoding dihydropteroate synthase has protein sequence MNVHISSVRNIDVLRKLIDVKKVNGKNFFFPTFGLSIKIGTDSKLIERFESLKFFFPVITEEMESDLRIIILGDLNSFYILAQELRSKEEFILAEEINNLLKNYKESYKHSYQIGKKIFSGDECYLMGVLNLTSDSFFDGGKYNRPETALRRIHEMIAVGVDIIDIGAESTRPGSEPVSAQDELSRILPVLKEIQKDEVTVSIDTYKSQVAEVCLNNGAHMINDISGLKFNPELGEIVARFNAGIILMHIKGTPKTMQVNPHYVNVIEEINFELKSSLELAKNKGISKIFIDPGIGFGKRLKDNYEILNRLDEFRFLGYPVAIGLSRKSFIGKVLNQTPPESLIGTTAANASAQLSGANIIRVHDVKEMNEVKKIINFIKSPDSLNG, from the coding sequence ATGAATGTGCACATCAGTTCAGTTAGGAACATCGATGTCTTGCGAAAACTTATTGATGTAAAAAAGGTTAATGGCAAAAATTTTTTCTTTCCGACATTTGGATTATCAATAAAAATTGGAACCGATTCGAAACTTATTGAACGTTTTGAATCACTTAAATTCTTTTTCCCAGTTATCACAGAAGAAATGGAAAGTGATTTAAGGATTATTATTCTCGGAGATCTTAATTCGTTTTATATTCTTGCACAAGAGTTGAGATCAAAGGAAGAATTTATTCTTGCCGAAGAAATTAATAATCTGCTTAAGAATTATAAGGAATCTTACAAACATTCATATCAAATTGGGAAGAAAATTTTTTCTGGGGATGAATGCTATTTAATGGGTGTATTAAATCTTACTAGCGATTCCTTTTTTGATGGTGGTAAATACAACCGACCAGAAACTGCATTGAGAAGAATCCACGAAATGATAGCAGTTGGAGTTGACATCATTGATATTGGTGCAGAATCAACTCGCCCGGGCTCTGAGCCAGTCTCCGCTCAAGATGAATTAAGTAGAATATTACCGGTTTTGAAAGAAATTCAAAAAGATGAAGTTACAGTCTCAATCGATACTTACAAGTCCCAAGTAGCAGAAGTCTGTCTGAATAATGGGGCTCACATGATTAACGATATCAGTGGCTTAAAATTCAATCCCGAACTAGGAGAAATTGTTGCCAGGTTCAATGCTGGGATAATTTTAATGCATATCAAGGGGACTCCAAAAACAATGCAGGTAAATCCTCATTATGTTAATGTAATTGAGGAAATCAATTTTGAATTAAAATCGTCCTTAGAACTTGCAAAGAATAAAGGGATTTCGAAAATATTTATAGATCCTGGAATCGGATTCGGTAAACGTTTAAAGGATAACTATGAAATTCTAAATCGGCTGGATGAGTTTAGATTTCTCGGATATCCAGTTGCTATTGGTTTGAGCCGAAAATCATTTATAGGAAAAGTTTTAAATCAAACTCCTCCAGAAAGTTTAATTGGCACCACCGCCGCTAATGCGTCTGCTCAGTTAAGCGGAGCAAATATAATTCGCGTTCACGACGTAAAAGAAATGAATGAAGTAAAAAAAATCATTAACTTTATAAAAAGTCCAGATAGTCTTAATGGTTGA
- a CDS encoding alkaline phosphatase family protein, translating to MIFVMKYSKSIKYLLSICLTIFLFQPINLSAKPKLVVIIVVDQFRYDYLQTFYPFFTSNGFKKFSDEGINFTNCKFDFIGTVTCVGHATISTGANPRVHGIIGNAWFDGKYFPCIDYYENEESWKLTPQSLMLTTIGDELKRKFPASRVFAISGKDRASIMMGGMLSDGTYWIDYTNGKFRTSDFYKRDLPKWLVDFHNSSPFDKFFKKTWERSIHAEHYLFDDDSEFEASPTGIGNTFPRILGGGNPDSITSNFYSSMALTPHSGGVILDLAEKCIEHELLGRDDEPDLLWIGLSNIDAIGHAFGPESQEIQDSFIKTDSLLAKFMIKIENQLGIENVLFILTGDHGVAPVPEKIKNSIDAGRFSSRAFVDSMNKHLRTKFGQLKNDEKFVEISLEPNLYLNVDAILSSDLNLSLIINELKSYSKTYHEIEYFFGENDLSELSSEVREKFENNFIPGKSGQIMFSLKPFYIFKSDGVGTTHGSYHDYDTHVPFALYGSNLKPKTLGLKCSPADIAPTLAEILGFNLPGFRCGKSLIDLIK from the coding sequence ATGATATTCGTAATGAAATATTCAAAGTCCATAAAATATTTACTCTCAATTTGTTTAACAATTTTTTTGTTCCAACCTATTAACTTGTCGGCAAAGCCAAAATTAGTTGTTATCATTGTAGTAGATCAATTTCGATACGATTACTTGCAGACATTTTATCCATTCTTTACATCGAATGGATTTAAGAAGTTCAGTGACGAGGGAATTAATTTCACAAATTGTAAATTTGATTTCATTGGAACGGTTACCTGCGTAGGACATGCTACTATTTCCACCGGAGCAAATCCAAGAGTACATGGGATTATTGGAAACGCTTGGTTTGATGGTAAATATTTTCCGTGCATAGATTATTATGAAAACGAGGAATCCTGGAAACTTACGCCCCAAAGTTTGATGCTAACAACAATTGGGGATGAATTAAAAAGAAAATTTCCGGCATCGAGAGTTTTTGCTATCTCAGGTAAAGACAGAGCTTCAATAATGATGGGAGGAATGCTATCTGACGGAACGTACTGGATTGATTATACAAATGGAAAATTTCGAACGTCAGATTTTTATAAGCGTGATCTGCCAAAATGGTTAGTCGATTTTCATAATTCTTCACCATTTGATAAGTTTTTTAAGAAAACTTGGGAACGATCAATTCATGCAGAGCATTATTTATTCGACGATGATTCAGAATTTGAAGCGTCTCCGACTGGTATTGGAAATACTTTTCCCAGAATTTTAGGTGGAGGGAATCCCGATTCAATCACATCAAATTTCTATTCTTCGATGGCATTGACTCCTCACTCTGGTGGCGTAATACTTGACCTTGCAGAAAAATGCATTGAGCATGAATTGCTCGGCCGGGACGATGAACCGGACTTATTGTGGATCGGACTATCAAACATTGATGCGATTGGGCACGCGTTCGGACCGGAAAGTCAAGAGATTCAAGATTCGTTTATTAAGACAGATTCATTGCTGGCAAAATTTATGATCAAAATCGAAAATCAATTAGGAATTGAAAATGTCCTTTTTATTTTAACCGGTGACCATGGAGTTGCACCCGTGCCTGAAAAGATAAAAAATTCAATCGATGCAGGCAGATTTAGCTCGAGAGCCTTTGTTGACTCGATGAACAAGCATCTTAGAACAAAGTTCGGACAATTAAAGAACGATGAGAAGTTTGTTGAAATCAGCCTTGAACCAAATCTATATTTAAATGTTGACGCCATATTAAGTTCAGATCTTAATTTAAGTTTGATAATAAACGAGCTAAAATCATATTCAAAAACATATCATGAGATTGAATATTTCTTTGGAGAAAATGATTTAAGCGAACTATCCTCGGAGGTGAGAGAGAAGTTCGAGAACAATTTCATTCCAGGTAAAAGCGGTCAAATCATGTTCAGCTTGAAGCCATTTTACATATTTAAGAGTGATGGAGTGGGAACTACACATGGTTCATACCATGATTATGATACGCATGTTCCTTTCGCATTATATGGAAGTAATCTGAAACCGAAAACCTTGGGACTGAAATGTTCACCCGCAGATATTGCTCCAACACTTGCTGAAATTCTTGGATTTAATTTACCCGGTTTCAGATGTGGAAAAAGTTTAATTGACCTTATTAAATAA